The proteins below come from a single Alosa sapidissima isolate fAloSap1 chromosome 23, fAloSap1.pri, whole genome shotgun sequence genomic window:
- the LOC121698511 gene encoding protein kinase Npk has protein sequence MSSLSSSFVQIRFDDISFYESCGGGSFGSVYRAHWLSQDKEVAVKKLLKIEKEAEILSVLSHKNIIQFYGAILEAPNYGIVTEYASGGSLYEYLSSTESEEMNMGQVMTWAVDIAKGMHYLHSEAPVKVIHRDLKSRNVVLTADKVLKICDFGASKFLSHTTHMSLVGTFPWMAPEVIQSLPVSETCDTYSYGVVLWEMLTREVPFKGFEGLQVAWLVVEKHERPTVPSSCPASFAELMRKCWHAEPKERPVFKQVMSTLESMSKDSKLPDQCNSFLHNKAEWRCEIDATLERLKMLERELSTKEQELEQREQRLREWEQQLMERSRRPSAVQFYSPVAATVSAESFFESHSEETNSSEVSCQISSSGGCSNGELGDAGVAGLKALVMSGFRDVFDMDGPMGESVRSSGVQVSMQAKQNSSKSHSVRQGRKLNMAINMDDFWSDDDDSDSD, from the exons ATGTCGTCCCTCAGCTCTTCGTTCGTGCAGATCCGTTTCGATGACATCAGCTTCTACGAGAGTTGCGGCGGAGGCAGCTTTGGGAGTGTGTACCGCGCCCACTGGCTCTCCCAGGACAAGGAGGTGGCTGTCAAAAAGCTCCTGAAGATCGAAAAggag GCAGAGATTCTCAGTGTTCTGAGTCACAAGAACATCATTCAGTTCTACGGTGCCATCCTGGAGGCTCCCAACTATGGCATTGTCACAG AGTACGCCAGTGGAGGTTCACTGTATGAGTATTTGTCCAGCACGGAAAGTGAAGAGATGAACATGGGGCAAGTCATGACCTGGGCAGTTGACATTGCTAAag GAATGCATTACCTGCACTCAGAGGCTCCAGTTAAAGTTATTCACAGAGACCTGAAATCGCGAAACG TGGTGCTCACGGCGGATAAAGTGTTAAAG atctGTGACTTTGGGGCGTCGAAGTTCCtgtcccacaccacacacatgtctCTGGTGGGCACCTTCCCCTGGATGGCCCCGGAGGTCATCCAGAGTCTGCCCGTCTCCGAGACCTGCGACACCTACTCGTACggagtg gtCTTGTGGGAGATGCTTACCAGAGAAGTTCCTTTCAAAGGTTTCGAGGGCCTGCAGGTAGCCTGGCTAGTGGTGGAGAAACATGAG AGGCCGACGGTTCCCAGCAGCTGCCCTGCCAGCTTTGCTGAGCTCATGAGGAAGTGCTGGCACGCCGAGcccaag GAGCGTCCAGTGTTTAAGCAGGTTATGTCCACACTTGAGTCCATGTCAAAGGACAGCAAACTGCCTGACCAGTGCAACTCCTTTCTGCACAATAAAGCTGAGTGGAG GTGTGAGATCGATGCGACTCTGGAGCGTCTGAAGATGCTGGAGAGGGAGCTGAGCACCAaggagcaggagctggagcAGAGGGAGCAGAGACTGCGCGAGTGGGAACAGCAGCTCATGGAGAGATCCAGACGAccg tCTGCTGTCCAGTTCTACTCGCCTGTGGCCGCTACAGTGAGTGCAGAGTCGTTCTTCGAGTCGCACAGCGAGGAGACCAACAGCTCCGAGGTCAGCTGCCAGATCTCCTCGTCCGGCGGCTGCAGCAACGGGGAGCTCGGTGACGCCGGCGTGGCGGGCCTCAAGGCGCTGGTCATGTCGGGCTTCCGCGACGTGTTCGACATGGACGGGCCCATGGGAGAGTCCGTGCGCAGCTCGGGCGTGCAGGTCAGCATGCAGGCCAAGCAGAACTCGTCCAAGTCCCACAGCGTCCGCCAGGGACGCAAGCTCAACATGGCCATCAACATGGACGACTTCTGGTCCGACGACGACGACAGTGACAGCGATTAG
- the gca gene encoding grancalcin has protein sequence MAYPGYGGYGGQMPGMPAQGMPHHGMPHHGMPHQGMPHQGMPMGGAPGAGYPPQPGAYPGSFGAPPPAQDPMWGYFTAIAGQDGEVDAEELQRCLTQSGFSGTYTPFSLETCRIMIAMLDRDMTGKMGFNEFKELFMALNGWKQNFMTYDQDRSGTVEPHEMQQAIGAMGYRVSPQALNAIVKRYSKGGRIFFDDYVACCVKLRALTDSFKRRDTMQQGSIMFQYDDFILCTMAI, from the exons ATGGCTTACCCCGGATACGGTGGC taTGGAGGTCAGATGCCAGGTATGCCCGCTCAGGGAATGCCCCATCACGGGATGCCCCATCACGGTATGCCACACCAAGGGATGCCCCACCAAGGGATGCCTATGGGTGGTGCCCCAGGAGCAGGATACCCCCCCCAGCCAGGGGCTTACCCAGGCAGCTTTGGCGCTCCTCCTCCCGCTCAGGACCCAATGTGGGGCTACTTCACGGCCATCGCAGGGCAG GATGGTGAAGTCGATGCTGAGGAACTTCAAAGATGCCTGACACAGAGTGGCTTCAGTGGCACCTACacac CCTTCAGCTTAGAGACGTGCAGAATTATGATCGCCATGCTGGAT CGGGACATGACGGGTAAGATGGGCTTCAATGAGTTCAAGGAGCTCTTCATGGCACTGAACGGGTGGAAGCAGAACTTCATGACATACGACCAGGACCGCAGCGGTACTGTCGAACCACACGAGATGCAACAAGCCATCGGAGCCATGG GCTACAGGGTCAGTCCCCAGGCTCTGAATGCCATAGTCAAGCGCTACAGTAAAGGAGGACGCATCTTCTTTGACGACTATGTGGCCTGTTGTGTCAAACTTAGGGCACTGACCG ACAGCTTCAAGCGGAGAGACACAATGCAGCAGGGCTCCATCATGTTCCAGTATGATGAC TTCATCCTGTGCACCATGGCCATCTGA